Proteins encoded by one window of Rouxiella chamberiensis:
- a CDS encoding aspartate/glutamate racemase family protein — translation MSHRVVLLHATPVAMSPIHTAFQEVWPEAELVNLLDDGLSTDRARESELSESMIARFVRFGHYGYDMKADGILITCSAFGPAIDQLASELPIPVLKPNEAMFHEAVAQGNNIGMLATFGPSVETMTDEFDSYVAEHGAKATLTTILVDDAIDLLKKGDAESHNRLVAARAKELAHCDVIMLAHFSTSRAAAAVRENVTVPVLTAPHAAVNRIKASILAAEKE, via the coding sequence ATGTCACATCGCGTCGTTTTACTGCACGCCACGCCGGTGGCGATGTCCCCGATTCACACCGCCTTTCAGGAGGTCTGGCCCGAAGCCGAGCTGGTCAATCTGCTGGACGATGGTTTGTCTACCGATCGTGCTCGCGAGTCTGAACTTAGCGAATCGATGATTGCGCGGTTCGTCCGCTTCGGCCATTACGGCTACGACATGAAGGCCGACGGTATTCTGATTACCTGCTCGGCCTTTGGTCCGGCTATCGACCAACTGGCGTCCGAATTGCCGATCCCCGTCCTGAAACCCAACGAGGCGATGTTTCACGAGGCGGTAGCGCAGGGCAACAACATCGGCATGCTGGCGACCTTTGGTCCTTCCGTCGAAACCATGACCGACGAATTTGACAGCTACGTTGCCGAACACGGCGCGAAGGCGACCCTGACCACCATTCTGGTCGACGACGCCATCGATTTACTGAAAAAAGGCGATGCCGAAAGCCATAACCGGCTGGTCGCCGCGCGTGCCAAAGAGTTGGCGCACTGCGATGTCATCATGCTGGCGCACTTTTCCACCTCGCGCGCCGCTGCCGCCGTGCGGGAAAACGTTACGGTCCCGGTTTTGACCGCGCCGCACGCTGCGGTCAATCGTATCAAGGCCAGCATTCTGGCCGCCGAGAAGGAATAA
- a CDS encoding sugar dehydrogenase complex small subunit, with protein sequence MLHNNANQAGVSRRSLLKGMGILSFAAMTSSLFPAIKAQAQAMSDSGFLPLSAFLVSREVNPVLAQRYYATLQKHYADFSSRLAALGDYVNAHNFKHVDDFLASLSADDPRLKTASLIISAWYTGVVGEGEHLELIAYADALMYLPTRGILVVPSYGGGPDSWGSKPGASTSVKGVNA encoded by the coding sequence ATGCTGCACAATAATGCTAACCAGGCAGGCGTAAGCCGTCGCAGCCTTCTGAAAGGCATGGGCATACTCTCTTTTGCCGCCATGACTTCCTCGCTGTTTCCGGCCATCAAGGCGCAGGCGCAAGCAATGTCAGACAGCGGATTTCTGCCGCTTTCCGCATTCCTGGTCAGCCGGGAGGTCAACCCCGTGCTGGCCCAACGTTACTATGCCACGCTGCAAAAACATTATGCCGACTTCTCAAGCCGTCTTGCCGCGCTCGGTGACTACGTCAATGCGCATAACTTCAAACACGTCGATGACTTTCTTGCAAGCCTAAGCGCCGACGACCCGCGCCTGAAAACCGCCTCGCTTATTATTTCGGCCTGGTACACGGGGGTGGTGGGCGAAGGCGAACATCTAGAGCTGATTGCCTATGCCGACGCCCTGATGTATCTCCCTACGCGCGGTATTCTGGTGGTGCCAAGCTATGGCGGCGGCCCTGATTCGTGGGGCAGCAAACCCGGCGCATCGACGTCGGTAAAAGGAGTAAATGCATGA
- the msrB gene encoding peptide-methionine (R)-S-oxide reductase MsrB yields the protein MSNEIKDTPENPQLTDIQKYVTQERGTERPYSGKLLHNDREGIYHCLVCNAPLFYSTTKYDSGCGWPSFYEPVTHDSIKYLTDNSHGMERVEIRCSNCDAHLGHVFPDGPEPTGDRYCVNSASMSFIDGENGSKTAG from the coding sequence ATGTCCAATGAAATCAAAGATACCCCTGAAAATCCACAACTTACTGATATTCAAAAGTATGTGACCCAAGAGCGTGGTACCGAGCGTCCTTACTCCGGTAAGCTCCTCCATAACGATCGTGAGGGCATTTATCACTGCCTGGTCTGCAATGCGCCCCTGTTTTATTCGACAACCAAATATGACTCCGGCTGTGGCTGGCCAAGCTTTTACGAGCCGGTAACTCACGATTCCATCAAGTATTTGACCGATAACTCCCACGGAATGGAACGTGTCGAAATCCGTTGTTCGAACTGCGATGCGCATTTGGGGCACGTCTTCCCGGACGGCCCGGAACCCACCGGCGATCGTTACTGCGTCAACTCGGCTTCCATGAGCTTTATCGACGGCGAAAACGGCTCCAAAACGGCCGGTTGA
- the otnK gene encoding 3-oxo-tetronate kinase has protein sequence MLIGVIADDFTGASDIAVTLSKGLTGEGGLRTTQYLGTPSQPAEPEVEAGVIALKSRSIPASQAVEQSLVACEWLLAQGCRQIVFKYCSTFDSTDEGNIGPVTDALAERLKADRVVMCPAFPAMGRTLYQGHLFVHGKPLNESGMEHHPLTPMKDADLRRVLHKQTRHRVAHIGWQKVAQGVEALRQALETPEPHETTLVLVDALDERDLQTIGEACAGLPLLTGGSGIALALPRNFIVKGLARGHCAGVDGVEGPEAILVGSCSGATRGQIDEHQKRHPVLMIEVKDVLGGVTGPDELVAFIQAHQGKRRWSILPARPSR, from the coding sequence ATGTTGATTGGCGTCATTGCAGACGACTTTACCGGCGCGAGCGACATCGCGGTGACCCTCTCCAAAGGGCTGACGGGTGAGGGCGGCCTGCGCACCACGCAGTATCTCGGCACACCGTCGCAGCCCGCAGAACCCGAGGTGGAAGCGGGCGTCATTGCCCTGAAAAGCCGTTCGATTCCAGCCTCTCAGGCGGTCGAACAGTCGCTGGTTGCCTGCGAGTGGTTGCTGGCGCAAGGCTGTCGGCAGATAGTTTTTAAATATTGCTCAACCTTTGACTCCACCGACGAGGGCAATATCGGCCCCGTTACCGATGCGCTGGCCGAGAGACTCAAGGCAGACCGCGTGGTGATGTGTCCGGCGTTTCCGGCGATGGGTCGAACCTTGTATCAGGGGCATCTGTTTGTGCATGGCAAGCCGCTTAACGAATCGGGCATGGAGCATCATCCCCTGACGCCGATGAAAGATGCCGACCTGCGCCGCGTGCTGCATAAACAGACGCGTCATCGCGTGGCGCACATTGGCTGGCAAAAGGTGGCGCAAGGGGTTGAGGCCTTGCGGCAGGCGCTCGAAACGCCTGAACCGCATGAAACCACGCTGGTGCTGGTGGATGCGCTGGACGAGCGTGATCTGCAAACAATCGGTGAAGCTTGTGCCGGGTTGCCGCTGCTGACGGGCGGCTCAGGCATTGCGCTTGCGTTACCGCGTAACTTTATCGTCAAGGGCCTTGCCAGAGGGCATTGTGCCGGGGTTGACGGCGTCGAAGGTCCGGAGGCCATTCTGGTGGGCAGTTGCTCGGGTGCCACGCGCGGACAGATAGATGAACATCAGAAGCGGCATCCGGTCTTGATGATTGAGGTCAAAGACGTGCTCGGCGGCGTTACCGGTCCGGATGAGCTGGTGGCGTTTATTCAGGCGCATCAGGGGAAGCGCCGCTGGTCTATTCTTCCGGCACGCCCGAGTCGGTGA
- a CDS encoding YeaC family protein: protein MEIHELVDVMTPEIYQRLAQAVELGKWPDGVRLTEQQKEHSLQVVMLYQARHNVDAQHMTVGTNGQIVTKSKQELKQQFLDDNLIRLKPE from the coding sequence GTGGAAATTCATGAACTGGTAGACGTCATGACGCCCGAGATTTACCAGCGTCTCGCGCAGGCCGTCGAGTTAGGCAAATGGCCGGACGGCGTTCGTTTGACCGAGCAGCAGAAAGAGCACAGTTTGCAGGTCGTCATGCTGTATCAGGCCAGGCACAATGTCGATGCCCAGCACATGACGGTCGGCACCAACGGGCAGATTGTTACCAAAAGCAAGCAGGAGCTTAAACAACAGTTTCTTGACGACAATTTGATACGCCTGAAGCCTGAGTAA
- a CDS encoding D-hexose-6-phosphate mutarotase yields MTEQLFTLPVQKQLSPAVSQCQIADLPVLIVTHPKGRAAITLQGAHLVSWQPAGQKPVIWLSRETAFTPGVAIRGGVPICWPWFGPAGKPSHGFARNLPWQLTAQSEDDEKVQLTLTLKDSAETRQHWPHDFTLHAHFTFGDECTIELESHGDFETTSALHAYFEIGDITKVSVEGLGQPYLDKVLGGEKAVLQGPLTFDGEVDRIFTEPATESLIVDPVLNRTLSVRHQGNSDVVSWNPGPVLSASMKDMADDGYQTMVCVETAAVMHSQISTQTAPARLAVRFGVK; encoded by the coding sequence ATGACCGAACAACTCTTTACGCTTCCGGTACAAAAACAGCTCTCTCCTGCGGTCAGCCAGTGCCAGATTGCCGATTTACCCGTGCTGATCGTGACCCATCCCAAGGGCCGCGCCGCCATTACCCTGCAAGGTGCCCATCTCGTCAGCTGGCAGCCTGCGGGGCAAAAGCCGGTTATCTGGTTGAGCCGCGAGACGGCATTCACACCGGGCGTTGCCATTCGCGGCGGCGTGCCGATTTGCTGGCCGTGGTTTGGTCCTGCCGGTAAACCCTCGCACGGCTTTGCGCGCAATCTGCCGTGGCAGTTGACCGCGCAGTCGGAAGACGACGAGAAGGTGCAGCTGACGCTGACCCTGAAAGACAGCGCAGAAACGCGACAACACTGGCCGCATGATTTTACGTTGCACGCGCATTTCACCTTTGGTGACGAGTGCACCATCGAGCTTGAATCGCACGGTGATTTTGAAACCACCAGCGCGCTGCACGCCTATTTCGAAATTGGTGACATCACCAAAGTCAGCGTCGAAGGTTTAGGTCAGCCTTACCTTGACAAGGTTTTGGGCGGCGAAAAAGCCGTGCTGCAAGGCCCCCTCACCTTTGATGGCGAGGTTGACCGCATCTTTACCGAACCCGCTACCGAAAGCCTGATTGTCGATCCCGTTCTGAATCGCACTTTGAGCGTCAGGCATCAGGGAAATAGCGACGTGGTGAGCTGGAACCCTGGCCCCGTGCTTTCCGCGTCAATGAAAGATATGGCCGATGACGGTTACCAGACCATGGTCTGTGTCGAAACCGCTGCCGTCATGCATTCTCAAATCAGCACGCAAACTGCGCCCGCCAGACTGGCCGTGCGTTTTGGTGTTAAATAA
- a CDS encoding c-type cytochrome, protein MGTLFATGFNAVAADPTSPEDLIAKGHYLAVAADCGACHTPPKEGAAMSGGYAIQSPLGTIYASNITPSKTAGIGNYTEQDFARAVRDGVTPQGENLYPAMPYTSYARITDEDIHALYAYFMHGVAPVDTPSTQTHLPFPFNIRSSMALWNTLFATHQPFKPTANRSAELNRGDYLVNALAHCDTCHTPRNALMGQDDSKALSGGELGSWYAPNITPDKVAGIGSWSGNDLAAYLKTGHVTGKAQAAGPMAEAVEHSFQHLDDADIRAMVAYLQQIPAINNGEKKSRDSFGQPSTSESQLRGLTENVDAGWKVYSGSCANCHQADGQGNAHYPSLFNNSATGADRPDNLVAAILFGVSRDIKGNPIAMPAFGPEANFSERLTDRQIADVSNYVLKHYGNAQVTVTEDNVRTIREGGEKPLLAKLAQPSSLIIGVVIFALILLALGFGVAKRRRKHAAQ, encoded by the coding sequence ATGGGTACACTTTTTGCCACGGGTTTCAACGCCGTGGCGGCGGATCCCACCAGTCCGGAAGATCTCATTGCGAAAGGCCACTATCTTGCCGTCGCCGCTGACTGCGGTGCCTGTCATACTCCGCCCAAAGAAGGGGCGGCGATGTCAGGCGGCTATGCGATTCAGTCCCCGCTCGGGACGATTTACGCCAGCAACATTACGCCGTCGAAAACGGCGGGTATCGGCAACTATACTGAACAGGATTTTGCTCGCGCAGTGCGTGACGGTGTCACGCCGCAGGGCGAAAATCTCTACCCTGCCATGCCCTACACTTCCTATGCGCGTATCACCGATGAGGACATCCACGCGCTCTATGCCTACTTTATGCATGGCGTTGCACCGGTTGATACCCCCTCGACCCAGACTCATCTTCCCTTCCCGTTCAATATTCGCAGTTCGATGGCGCTCTGGAACACGCTGTTTGCCACCCATCAACCCTTCAAGCCGACGGCCAACCGCTCTGCCGAGCTTAATCGCGGAGACTATCTGGTCAATGCGCTTGCGCACTGCGATACCTGCCATACGCCGCGAAATGCGCTGATGGGTCAGGATGACAGCAAGGCGCTGTCGGGCGGCGAACTGGGCAGTTGGTATGCGCCGAACATTACGCCGGACAAGGTAGCAGGCATCGGAAGCTGGTCCGGCAATGACCTCGCCGCTTATCTCAAAACAGGTCATGTAACCGGCAAGGCTCAGGCTGCGGGTCCGATGGCCGAGGCGGTCGAGCACAGTTTCCAGCATCTCGACGACGCGGATATCAGGGCCATGGTCGCGTATTTGCAGCAGATCCCGGCCATCAATAACGGCGAGAAAAAATCCCGCGACAGTTTCGGACAGCCCTCCACCAGCGAAAGTCAGCTGCGGGGCCTGACGGAGAATGTCGATGCAGGCTGGAAAGTGTACAGCGGCAGCTGCGCCAACTGCCATCAGGCGGACGGACAAGGCAACGCGCATTATCCTTCGCTGTTCAACAACAGCGCAACGGGCGCGGATCGTCCCGACAATCTGGTTGCGGCCATTCTGTTTGGCGTCAGTCGCGACATCAAGGGCAACCCGATTGCCATGCCCGCCTTTGGTCCAGAGGCCAATTTCAGCGAGCGTCTGACGGACAGGCAGATTGCCGACGTCAGCAACTATGTGCTCAAGCATTACGGCAATGCGCAGGTGACGGTGACAGAAGATAACGTCCGCACTATTCGCGAAGGCGGAGAAAAGCCGCTGCTGGCCAAACTGGCTCAACCTTCGTCTCTCATCATCGGTGTCGTCATTTTCGCCCTGATTTTACTGGCCCTGGGCTTTGGCGTGGCAAAAAGAAGGAGAAAACATGCTGCACAATAA
- a CDS encoding beta-propeller fold lactonase family protein yields MSSVVSPDRKMLYVSVRSKPYHVIQYRIQPDGKLEKVSESPLEESMAYLSTDKTGTFLLSASYGGDLFTINRLDSSGKVVTPPVQIVHTGKRAHAIQVDPSNHFLYVTLLGADQLLQFRFDPESGKVTPNSPASINIQKEAATGPRHFQIAPQKDKQGEQNMYILTEMAGNITRVTLDAEGKAHEQEFVNSVSPKEDMQRGEARPLTGDDDLPPSHKPRIWQADIHLTPNGRFLYSTERTSSTLSSFSVNPDNGHLTYLESIKTEAQPRGFAIDNTGRFLIESGQKSTQLSLYSIDESSGKLTLLGRYPTGKGGNWVSIVEQ; encoded by the coding sequence ATGTCCTCCGTGGTGTCGCCCGACAGGAAAATGCTTTATGTGTCGGTACGCAGCAAGCCTTATCACGTTATTCAATACCGTATACAACCCGACGGCAAACTCGAGAAAGTCAGCGAGTCACCGCTGGAAGAGAGCATGGCCTACCTTTCAACCGACAAGACCGGCACGTTTTTGCTCAGCGCCTCTTATGGCGGGGATCTCTTTACCATCAACCGCCTCGACAGCAGTGGCAAAGTTGTGACGCCGCCGGTGCAAATCGTGCACACCGGCAAGCGCGCGCATGCCATTCAGGTCGACCCGAGCAACCATTTCCTGTACGTCACCCTGCTTGGCGCCGACCAGTTGCTGCAATTCCGCTTTGACCCCGAAAGCGGCAAGGTTACGCCGAATTCGCCCGCCTCCATCAATATTCAGAAAGAGGCGGCCACCGGTCCGCGTCATTTCCAGATTGCCCCGCAAAAGGATAAACAGGGCGAGCAGAACATGTACATTCTGACCGAAATGGCGGGCAACATTACGCGGGTCACGCTGGATGCCGAAGGCAAGGCGCACGAGCAGGAGTTCGTCAACTCTGTTTCGCCAAAGGAAGATATGCAGCGTGGCGAAGCGCGTCCGCTGACGGGCGACGATGACCTGCCTCCTTCACACAAACCGCGCATCTGGCAGGCGGATATTCACCTCACGCCAAACGGCCGTTTTCTTTACTCCACCGAACGCACGAGCAGCACTTTATCCTCGTTTTCCGTTAATCCCGACAACGGTCATCTGACTTATCTCGAGAGCATCAAGACCGAAGCGCAACCGCGCGGCTTTGCCATCGATAACACCGGCCGTTTCCTGATTGAATCAGGTCAGAAATCGACTCAGCTTTCGCTCTACAGCATCGATGAAAGCAGCGGCAAGCTGACCCTGCTGGGCCGTTACCCCACCGGCAAAGGCGGTAACTGGGTGTCAATCGTCGAGCAATAA
- a CDS encoding LacI family DNA-binding transcriptional regulator has translation MKQKTPPQARASLEDVARLSGVSTATVSRVLNGSTSVRQSRREAVESACEALGYVINRAARTLASRRSMTIGAVVPTLATETFSRTLAAFQQHIHQSGYTLLLANSEFDPEIELREVNKLVEYGIDALMLVGHTHHPRLWERIRQHDIPCIQTFSIDTQYPSIGYDSTLAAQHVVEHLLSLGHRKFGVIAGTPPSNDRVSDRLRGTRETLAAAGLTLPASNLIECAFTMNDARRAMFDLLDGPEPPTAVICGNDMLAFGAMRAASERYLRVPNDISITGFNDYEYAEHLERPLTTMRVELDLIGIRAAEYLLATLNGDPVEAQWVFKPELIVRGSTGSAPRPAR, from the coding sequence ATGAAACAGAAGACTCCTCCACAGGCCAGAGCCTCACTCGAAGACGTTGCCAGACTTTCTGGCGTCTCGACCGCGACGGTATCCCGCGTACTGAACGGCAGCACCAGCGTGCGCCAGTCAAGACGTGAGGCCGTCGAGAGCGCCTGTGAAGCCCTGGGCTATGTCATCAACCGTGCCGCCCGAACTCTGGCCTCGCGCCGCAGCATGACCATCGGCGCCGTGGTGCCCACACTTGCCACTGAAACCTTTTCCCGCACCCTTGCAGCCTTTCAGCAGCATATTCACCAGTCAGGCTATACGCTGCTGCTGGCGAACTCCGAGTTTGATCCGGAAATCGAACTGCGTGAAGTCAACAAGCTTGTGGAATACGGCATCGACGCGCTGATGCTGGTCGGACACACTCACCATCCGCGCCTGTGGGAGCGTATCCGCCAGCATGATATTCCGTGTATTCAAACCTTCTCCATCGACACCCAGTATCCCAGCATTGGCTACGACAGCACGCTGGCCGCGCAGCATGTGGTTGAACATCTGCTGTCGCTGGGACACAGGAAATTCGGCGTTATTGCCGGAACGCCGCCCTCCAACGACCGCGTATCGGATCGTCTGCGCGGCACGCGTGAAACGCTGGCGGCGGCAGGATTAACGCTGCCCGCCAGCAACCTGATTGAATGCGCCTTCACCATGAACGATGCGCGAAGGGCAATGTTCGACCTGCTGGATGGACCCGAGCCGCCGACAGCGGTTATCTGCGGCAATGACATGCTGGCATTTGGCGCGATGCGGGCCGCCAGCGAGCGCTATCTGCGGGTGCCGAATGACATTTCCATTACCGGTTTCAACGATTACGAATACGCCGAACATCTGGAACGGCCGTTAACGACCATGCGCGTGGAGCTGGATCTGATAGGCATTCGCGCCGCCGAATACCTTCTGGCGACGCTGAACGGTGACCCGGTCGAGGCGCAGTGGGTGTTTAAACCCGAGCTTATCGTGCGCGGCAGTACCGGCTCGGCACCTCGACCTGCGCGCTAA
- the gapA gene encoding glyceraldehyde-3-phosphate dehydrogenase: MTIKVGINGFGRIGRIVFRAAQERSDVEIVAINDLLDADYMAYMLKYDSTHGRFDGTVEVKDGHLVVNGKTIRVTAERDPANLKWNEVNVDVVAEATGIFLTDETARKHIQAGAKKVVLTGPSKDDTPMFVMGVNHESYDGQEIVSNASCTTNCLAPLAKVLNDKFGIVEALMTTVHATTATQKTVDGPSHKDWRGGRGASQNIIPSSTGAAKAVGKVIPALNGKLTGMAFRVPTPNVSVVDLTARLEKSASYKEICAEMKRASENELKGILGYTEDEVVSTDFNGEKLTSVFDAKAGIALNDNFVKLVSWYDNETGYSNKVLDLISHIANK, encoded by the coding sequence ATGACTATCAAAGTAGGTATCAACGGTTTCGGCCGTATCGGCCGTATCGTTTTCCGTGCTGCGCAGGAACGTTCTGACGTTGAAATCGTTGCAATCAACGATCTGCTGGACGCTGACTACATGGCTTACATGCTGAAGTATGACTCAACTCACGGCCGCTTCGACGGTACCGTTGAAGTGAAAGACGGTCATCTGGTTGTTAACGGCAAAACCATCCGTGTTACCGCTGAGCGTGACCCAGCTAACCTGAAATGGAATGAAGTGAACGTTGACGTCGTCGCTGAAGCGACCGGTATCTTCCTGACCGACGAAACCGCACGTAAACACATCCAGGCTGGTGCCAAGAAAGTTGTACTGACCGGCCCGTCCAAAGATGACACCCCGATGTTCGTCATGGGCGTTAACCACGAGTCCTACGATGGTCAGGAGATCGTTTCCAACGCCTCTTGTACGACCAACTGCCTGGCTCCGCTGGCTAAAGTTCTGAACGACAAGTTCGGTATCGTTGAAGCGCTGATGACCACCGTTCACGCGACCACCGCAACACAGAAAACCGTTGATGGCCCGTCTCATAAAGACTGGCGCGGCGGCCGCGGCGCATCTCAGAACATCATCCCTTCTTCTACCGGTGCTGCGAAGGCAGTAGGTAAAGTTATTCCTGCGCTGAACGGTAAACTGACCGGTATGGCTTTCCGTGTGCCAACCCCTAATGTTTCTGTGGTTGACCTGACTGCACGTCTGGAAAAATCGGCTTCCTACAAAGAAATTTGTGCCGAAATGAAACGTGCTTCGGAAAACGAACTGAAAGGCATCCTGGGCTACACTGAAGATGAAGTGGTTTCTACCGATTTCAACGGCGAAAAACTGACTTCCGTATTCGATGCTAAAGCAGGTATCGCCCTGAACGACAACTTTGTGAAACTGGTTTCCTGGTACGACAACGAAACTGGCTACTCAAATAAAGTTCTGGACCTGATTTCCCACATCGCCAACAAATAA
- a CDS encoding alpha-hydroxy acid oxidase, with translation MTSSANESSLQPGVNGNVTSAGNIKAPATSVRTVPRQFRDLLALEDFERHARRRLPNMIFQYVAGGVETGRGIAGNFKAYQQYAFVPRMFRDVSGRSQSVDLFGHTYNHPFGVAPLGGASFVAYRADIAMAKAARAMNTPMILSASSLVKLEDVHQANPNAWFQAYLAGDQPRIDRLVDRVAQAGFTTLVVTGDTPMLGNREHNTRSGFSMPIKLTPKVCFESAMSPRWLLGTVAQTFLRHGAPHFENTDAERGPPMMSSKVRNTHARDQLNWKHVEAIRKKWKGNLVVKGLMSPDDAFIARDLGVDGVILSNHGGRQLDYTVPPLHTLAEIAAKKGNMKVIIDSGIRRGTDVLKALALGADFTFLGRPFLYGAVIGGQAGVEHAMHILRDEIDRDLALVGVRTPQELNAALLRRAPFYDVNL, from the coding sequence ATGACTTCATCTGCCAACGAATCCTCCCTGCAACCCGGCGTCAACGGCAACGTCACCAGCGCGGGCAACATCAAGGCCCCTGCCACGTCCGTGCGCACCGTGCCGCGCCAGTTTCGCGACCTGCTGGCGCTGGAAGATTTCGAGCGCCACGCGCGCCGCCGACTGCCGAACATGATTTTCCAATACGTGGCGGGCGGCGTTGAAACCGGCCGCGGCATCGCCGGAAATTTTAAAGCCTACCAGCAATATGCCTTTGTGCCGCGCATGTTCCGCGACGTGTCGGGCCGCAGTCAAAGCGTCGACCTGTTCGGCCATACCTACAATCATCCCTTTGGCGTCGCGCCGCTTGGCGGTGCATCCTTTGTGGCCTACCGGGCAGACATTGCGATGGCCAAGGCCGCGCGCGCCATGAATACGCCAATGATCCTGAGCGCCTCGTCGCTGGTTAAACTCGAAGACGTGCATCAGGCCAATCCCAACGCCTGGTTCCAGGCCTATCTTGCAGGCGACCAGCCGCGCATCGACCGACTGGTCGATCGTGTGGCGCAGGCAGGCTTCACCACGCTTGTGGTAACCGGCGACACGCCGATGCTCGGCAATCGCGAGCACAACACCCGCAGCGGCTTTAGCATGCCTATCAAGCTCACGCCCAAAGTCTGTTTCGAAAGCGCCATGAGCCCGCGCTGGCTGCTCGGGACCGTCGCGCAAACCTTCTTGCGTCACGGCGCACCGCATTTCGAAAACACCGATGCCGAGCGCGGGCCGCCCATGATGTCCAGCAAAGTGCGTAACACTCACGCGCGTGATCAGTTGAACTGGAAGCACGTCGAGGCGATTCGCAAGAAGTGGAAAGGTAATCTGGTCGTTAAGGGACTGATGTCGCCGGATGACGCCTTCATCGCCCGCGATTTGGGCGTGGACGGCGTGATTTTGTCCAATCACGGCGGGCGTCAGCTGGACTATACGGTGCCGCCGCTGCATACGCTGGCGGAGATTGCGGCGAAAAAAGGCAATATGAAGGTGATTATTGACAGCGGGATCCGTCGAGGCACCGATGTGCTGAAGGCGCTGGCGCTCGGCGCCGACTTTACCTTCCTGGGCCGCCCTTTCCTGTACGGCGCGGTGATTGGCGGTCAGGCGGGTGTTGAGCACGCGATGCACATTTTACGGGACGAAATCGACCGCGATCTGGCGCTGGTCGGCGTACGCACGCCGCAGGAACTGAATGCCGCCCTGCTGCGCCGTGCGCCGTTTTACGACGTCAATCTTTGA
- a CDS encoding nucleotide-binding domain containing protein: protein MAAALDTLFGETAQKLVAAGTRRIVVGGGETSGAVVSALNLGALTIGEEIDTGVPAMVSHGSQPLALALKSGNFGGKDFFARALDTLRGR, encoded by the coding sequence GTGGCCGCAGCACTGGATACGCTTTTTGGCGAGACGGCACAAAAACTGGTGGCAGCCGGTACGCGCCGAATTGTGGTGGGCGGTGGTGAAACATCGGGAGCGGTGGTAAGCGCGCTTAATCTCGGAGCCTTGACCATCGGCGAGGAGATCGATACCGGCGTGCCCGCCATGGTTTCCCACGGCAGCCAACCTTTGGCATTGGCGCTGAAGTCCGGCAATTTTGGCGGCAAGGATTTCTTTGCGAGGGCGCTCGACACGCTGCGCGGAAGATAA
- a CDS encoding MFS transporter, whose product MMIGFFCMNFATYFFVTWFPTYLTVSQGFSLKELGTLGAIPALMGIPGSLLGGMTSDWLYHKGFSLTAARKTCLISGMVLSSVIALAAFTSNITIILTLFSLTYAGLAFTAANIWTLPADVAPNSNYVATLGGIQNFAGNLAGIVTASFTGVMLGLSNGSFVVPLCVAGGICLLGALNFLFVMGKIEPLNTPKEKDNADDVNPQRPASVSSH is encoded by the coding sequence ATGATGATTGGCTTCTTCTGCATGAACTTTGCCACCTATTTCTTCGTGACCTGGTTCCCGACCTATCTGACCGTTTCACAAGGCTTCTCGCTGAAAGAGCTGGGTACACTCGGTGCCATCCCTGCGCTGATGGGCATTCCCGGCAGTCTGCTCGGCGGCATGACCTCCGACTGGCTGTATCACAAGGGCTTTAGCCTGACAGCGGCGCGTAAAACTTGCCTCATCAGCGGCATGGTGCTGTCTTCCGTAATTGCGCTCGCCGCCTTTACCAGCAATATCACCATCATCCTGACCCTGTTCTCACTGACCTACGCGGGTCTGGCGTTTACCGCAGCCAACATCTGGACGCTGCCTGCCGACGTCGCGCCCAACTCCAACTACGTGGCGACACTCGGCGGGATCCAGAACTTTGCCGGTAATCTGGCCGGTATTGTGACCGCTTCGTTCACCGGCGTGATGCTGGGCCTGAGCAACGGCTCATTTGTGGTGCCGCTGTGCGTTGCGGGCGGTATCTGTCTGCTCGGTGCGCTTAATTTCCTGTTTGTGATGGGAAAAATTGAACCGCTGAACACCCCTAAAGAAAAGGACAATGCCGACGACGTTAATCCGCAGCGTCCGGCGTCCGTCTCAAGTCACTGA